Proteins co-encoded in one Centropristis striata isolate RG_2023a ecotype Rhode Island chromosome 24, C.striata_1.0, whole genome shotgun sequence genomic window:
- the LOC131963085 gene encoding trichohyalin-like: MMMSPLLEPSDIIYDIMSTARQVYIYRHTLNATVDRLVESLVGVLQKQKVQSFTVTLNNQKQIEMASVKVAVLMKADYVKLPSISRQPKEAEVYDRQEKADRNIVYQTPRAEHKLLKARWQKMQEENQTEVSARKFNQVVFRQQIDRENQALVELKSRKQKMRGDEEQRSDELGQSRLKEALRWEQEKVLQSKLLSRETADFHVWQMKEREQLRAQERLQDQKDAEILRGRGELYAQERRRHAEIIAESRKSTHKNMLEDISRRNLNMEREAEALRKEDERAKLLQRQMEEKLQRKKAEEAERLRKKQIEKEIILENRARLEKEKAAIAAVREEQRLAMDLAKREAELARRQMEKELNKAAMLQSISTHRQGKILEKRQKESEERRRSEDWLEAQKEGERLFLAGEKLKFEKIREENIKLHNFNASLAAEKHARLQQVEREDREAAVRNAGQAVFREKQVRHYILHDLSNAADNLNLYEERRRLAAKDATSGRLGSPFRAEESKDLSPLPSYSTTNLGNIKQIRFATAPATSKLPPIRTAVK; this comes from the exons ATGATGATGTCCCCTCTCCTAGAACCCAGTGACATCATATATGACATCATGAGTACAGCAAGGCAGgtttatatatacagacacactcTTAACGCAACCGTTGACAGACTAGTTGAAAGTCTTGTAGGAGTCTTGCAAAAACAGAAGGTGCAGAGCTTCACTGTGACACTGAATAATCAAAAACAGATAGAAATGGCTTCAGTAAAAGTCGCTGTTTTAATGAAGGCTGATTACGTCAAACTCCCGTCTATATCCAGACAACCCAAGGAGGCCGAGGTGTACGACAGGCAGGAAAAGGCAGACAGGAACATCGTGTATCAGACACCTAGAGCTGAACACAAACTTCTTAAGGCCCGGTGGCAAAAGATGCAGGAGGAAAACCAAACTGAGGTAAGTGCCCGAAAATTCAACCAAGTGGTTTTTAGGCAACAAATTGATAGGGAGAACCAGGCCTTGGTTGAGTTAAAGAGTAGGAAGCAAAAGATGCGAGGTGATGAAGAGCAAAGGTCTGATGAGTTGGGGCAGTCCAGACTTAAAGAGGCTTTAAGATGGGAACAGGAGAAAGTTCTCCAGAGTAAGCTTTTATCCCGCGAAACAGCTGATTTTCATGTATGGCAAATGAAAGAGAGGGAACAGCTGAGAGCCCAAGAGAGACTGCAGGACCAAAAAGATGCAGAAATACTCAGGGGCCGTGGTGAACTGTATGCACAGGAGCGCAGGAGGCATGCAGAAATTATTGCAGAGTCGAGGAAATCgacccataaaaacatgttggaGGATATTTCAAGAAGGAACCTCAACAtggagagagaggcagaagCTTTAAGGAAAGAGGACGAGAGGGCCAAACTTCTTCAACGTCAAATGGAGGAAAAATTACAGAGAAAGAAAGCTGAAGAAGCAGAGCGGCTCAGGAAAAAACAGATTGAGAAGGAGATCATTTTGGAAAATCGGGCGAGGTTAGAGAAGGAGAAGGCTGCCATCGCTGCGGTGAGGGAGGAACAGAGGCTTGCAATGGATCTGGCGAAAAGGGAGGCTGAACTGGCAAGACGGCAGATGGAGAAGGAGTTGAATAAGGCTGCTATGCTTCAGTCCATCTCCACCCACAGACAGGGTAAGATACTTGAGAAAAGGCAGAAAGAAAGCGAAGAACGTCGGAGAAGCGAGGACTGGCTCGAGGCTCAGAAAGAGGGCGAAAGGTTGTTCCTAGCCGGAGAAAAATTGAAGTTTGAGAAAATCAGGGAGGAAAACATAAAACTGCATAACTTCAATGCTTCTCTGGCAGCTGAAAAGCATGCCCGGCTTCAGCAGGTGGAGAGAGAAGACCGCGAGGCTGCAGTGAGGAATGCAGGGCAGGCTGTTTTTAGGGAGAAACAAGTCCGGCATTATATTCTGCATGACCTCAGCAATGCTGCAGATAACCTAAATCTGTACGAGGAACGCCGGAGATTGG CTGCAAAGGATGCAACCAGCGGAAGGTTGGGCTCCCCTTTCAGGGCTGAGGAGTCCAAAGATCTCTCTCCGCTGCCCAGCTATTCCACGACTAATCTTGGAAATATCAAACAGATCCGCTTTGCCACTGCACCTGCTACATCAAAGCTGCCACCCATCCGAACTGCAGTCAAGTAG
- the slx9 gene encoding protein FAM207A translates to MVGKIKHVRQKLHQEAVKLDRPAGLPLTPQSGSQAPSIEKPPALELHNTSPTLLETSSSHVKQVLGEGLFPSGIFAGTKISPEVLVQTLKFEEPPHVPVPAKKGPEEKNVKSKKEKMKERRERWLNKISSIKQAKEQQAAEARRQATPVVGDMRPLADALPELSQLVAPVTTAPTARRKSRKNKVPVKRPEPTDFSQMKQSQKRKLLETESSRFSSAVKTLSAKMNPLADIGEQLRKRMKQEEEQGPS, encoded by the exons ATGGTTGGAAAGATTAAACATGTCCGGCAGAAGCTTCACCAGGAGGCGGTGAAGCTGGACCGGCCGGCCGGCCTCCCACTGACCCCCCAGTCCGGCTCACAGGCTCCCAGTATAGAGAAGCCTCCTGCTCTGGAACTACACAACACAAGTCCAACACTTCTGGAAACCAGCAGTTCTCATGTTAAACAG GTACTGGGAGAGGGGCTGTTTCCATCCGGGATCTTTGCTGGGACTAAGATCAGTCCAGAGGTTCTGGTCCAAACACTGAAGTTTGAAGAACCTCCACATGTTCCTGTACCCGCTAAGAAAG gcCCAGAGGAGAAGAACGTCAAGTCAAAGAAAGAGAAGatgaaggagaggagggagagatggCTGAACA AGATCAGCTCCATTAAACAGGCCAAGGAGCAGCAGGCGGCCGAGGCCCGGCGCCAGGCAACGCCCGTGGTGGGGGACATGAGGCCGCTGGCCGACGCCCTGCCGGAGCTCTCTCAACTTGTCGCCCCCGTCACAACAGCCCCCACCGCTCGCCGCAAGAGCAGGAAAAACAAAGT GCCGGTGAAGAGGCCTGAGCCAACAGACTTCAGCCAGATGAAACAGTCACAGAAACGCAAACTCCT GGAAACAGAGAGCAGCCGGTTTAGCAGCGCAGTAAAGACTCTCTCTGCTAAAATGAACCCTCTAGCTGATATCGGCGAGCAGCTGAGGAAGAGGATGAagcaagaggaggagcagggtcCCAGCTAA